The Verrucomicrobiota bacterium genomic interval CAGTGTCAGCACCGTCAACCCGCAGCACAACCAGTTCACCGCTTGCACGCCGGAGCCCGTCACTTGGGCCAGTGACCGACTCATGGGATCAGCCGTCGCACCAGGCTGATGGCCATCCAGGATATTTTGCACCCCGGGCCGGATCCAGGAGGACAGGGTGCCGATGCCCACAATCCCCAGATTCATGACAGCATAAATCATCGCGTAGCCCATCGCGCTGGTTTTGGCATCCGTGTATTGCTTCACCCCGGAGTAACAGACTGGTTGCAACATGCCGCTGCCGCACGCCACCAACAACAAGGCCATCATGGCCATGATGGCCATGGAGCTACTCCCGCCACTGCTGGCGGCCAGACAGTAGAGCGTCCGCCCGAGAATGGTCACCAGCAGGGCACAGACAATGGCGCGGCGCAGACCCAGCGCCTCCGTAAGGCTGCCCACCCCCAGCATGAACAGGGTGACGAGCATGGTGAACACGCTCACAGCCATGCCCGCATGGGTATCGCTCCACCCCAGGTCCTTGCCAAGATAGATCGTCATCAGCGTCAGGATTCCGAAGTAGGCGGCGGAATCCACCACAAACGCACCGATGACATACCACAACGCCCGTGGTGCACCCGCGAGATCCGTGAATGATTGGGTTAGTTGCTTGAACATGGAATTAATGCGCGGGGCTTTTCATCAGCAATTAATAATGGATACCTTGACCGGGTTCAAGCGGCAGTTTTATCGCCTTGGGATCGCCTTTGACGATGTGCCAAGGCGCGCACGATGGTGTCCAGGACGTGATCCAGATTTTTACCAACATCCTCCGCCAGAAACCGCAACACGAAATAGCCGTGCTCCTGGAGCAGGGCGTCTTTCCGCCGATCACGGCGATAGGCTTCGGGATCATTCAGATGCTGTGCGCCATCCAACTCGATGGCCAGGCTGGCATCCGCACATAGCAGGTCCACTTCCATCTGCCCACGTCCATCGAACGGGATTGGCAACTCCACATTCAGGCGAAAACGCCCGGTGGTATCCGGCAACGATTCAAGCCGCCGGTATAAAAAAGCCTCGGTTGCGCTGCGAGCGCGATCCGTTCCCTCCGCTTCAGGCGCTGGGGAACGGGTGACATGCACAAATAGATTCGCCAATGGTTGGTCAACCCCATCACGAATAAGCCGCCGCACACTGGCGGCATAATCCTTTTTCCACTCGGGATCAATTGGCAGCGGAACCTCGGCGGGCCAGCCAGGCAGGGCGCTGGCCGGCAATAGGATCGCATAGCCAAGCGCTTCATATCCCCTGCACCGCCGATCAAACATCCCGGCAAACATCGGGACATTGAGGTCGGCATAATCATAGATTCGCACTTCGTGTTTGTCATGATGAAGACGATGCAACCGACCGGCGTATTGGGCAATGGTGCCCCGCCAAGACACCGGCAAAGCTAGGAACAAGGTGTCCAGCCGAGGAAGGTCGAACCCTTCGCCGATAAATCCTCCGGTGGCCATGAGCACACGCCCTTCACTCTCAGGGAGCGCTGCCAATCGCGCATTGGCGGCCAGCAAGTCTTTCTTGGTCATTCCCCCCTGCAGAATAATAATATGGGGAATTTCCGATGCCAACCGTTCAGCCATGAGCCGCAAGTGTTCGGTGCGTTCGGTTAATAGCAAGGGGAACCGGCCTTCGCGCACAACGCCCAACACATCGTGGCAAATCATTTCGTTGCGAGGCGCGTCGGTTACCAACGCCTTGTACAGTCTTTGAAACTCAACGCGCCGATCCTGCTCTCCCAACTCTGCCAACATCCGAAAACCAGTCGGGCGCACATACACATGATGCGCAAAAGGTCGGGCCGCCGCCTGTTGTTTTGCATCAACACGATACCGGACGGGGCCACACTGCATGAAGATAATCGGGTGATGTCCATCTTTCCGGGTAACCGTGGCCGACAGACCGGTGACAAATTTTGCTTTGGCCCGGCGGGCAACCAATTCAAAACTCTGGGCAGTCACGTGATGGCACTCATCCACGATCAAGTGACCATAGTCTCCGACGCGGTCATCCACCACGCCTTTGCGCACCAGGCTTTGGATCAGCGCCACATCCAAGGTGCCGGTCATTTTCTTCCGTCCTCCACCGATCCGACCAATCGCTTTGGCCGGCAATTCAAGAAACGATGACAGACGCTCCACCCACTGATCCAACAACTGCTGACGGTGGACAATCACGAGCGTATTAACCCCGCGTTGGGCAATCAGCCAGGCGGCAATCACGGTTTTTCCAAAAGCCGGCGTAGCGGAAAGCACCCCGATATCGTGCGCACGCATGGCTTCGGCAGCCATCTGCTGCTCGGGACGCAACTCGCCGTGGAATGAGACGGTCAATGGGGTGCCGACCAATCGTTCGTCGCGGAGTGCCGGCTTGATGTTCAGATCACGAAGCAAGGCCTTAATGTCAGACAAGCAGCCGCGCGGCAAACCCAGGTGCAGTGGGCAATCCTCAGCACAGTCAATAACGCGTGGCTTGTCATAGGTCGGCAGCCGCATGGCTTGCGCCCGATAGAATTCGGGATTTTGAAACGCGGCCAGGCGGAGCAGACGATTGCGAAGCGGCGGCGGTAAATTCTCCTTGGCAATGTAAATCTGGTCGCCAAGAACCAAATCCAAACTTTCTGGCAACGTTCCGGTGATGGGGGTTTCTTTGTGCCGCCGCGAAGGCGATGCCAGCCACGGAGTTTCCTCACCTGGCTCCGCCAGAACCAAGCGCACGCCAACTATTTTCCCCCGATTTTCCGCATCGCACACAATGGCTTCGACTTGTGGTCGGGTGAGTTTGCGCACCGACGCCAGAAACATCCATTGGTCCGGATGAGGATTAAACTCTTCGTCAAGAAACACACTGTTACCGCGCGACCTTGGCTCTTTTTGCAGAGGCAAAGCAATCAGGTTTCCGAAACCGCCACTGGGTAGGGTATCCTGATTGGGAAACAAGCGGTCATAAGAACCCAATCCGATGTCCGGACGGTTTTCCATCGTTTCGGTTAAAAGGTAGGAACCGAGATTTCGTGCAAGACGTGCTGGAAGTGCCTCTTCAAAAAACATCCAGACGTGGCCGCCGTTACCGGAACGGGATCGTTCGAGTGCGGTAGACAGCTCAAAGCGTTTGCAGGTTTGCATGAACGCGCCGGCATCCTCCTTCCAAGTGTCCCGATCGAAATCAGCAGCCAGAAAATAACAGGTCTCATCCTGAAGCATCGGGTATACACCCATGATGAAATCACGCCCTTGGCCATCCCGCCCGGAGAGGTGCCAACAGATGACCTCATCGGTCACCGGCAGCAGACGTCGGCTGGCACAATCAGTACACTTGACCTTGGGTTTGAAACAGATACCGCGAACCCATTCGTTGGCACACGCTGGTTGGTAGCCAGACTTGCCGGTTTTTCGACTCTCAAAACGCCGGGGATATACGTCCTCCCGGCCGCGAAACAGCGATCGGAAGAGGGCGATTTTGACGGCGGGCACGGAATGCTGATTGATTCCTGCATTTCCCTGCTCAGGAAACAACGTCGCCATTGGAATGGCAGTTTCTGCCGGAATCACCTTCGCGCTCATGTTAAAAATGTAGCGGGGAGCCGCCGTGCTGTCGAGACAGGAAGCATGGCAAAAATGGAAACGGATTGTGTGTCGCCGTTCCATGGAATCAGGCTTGTCTTTTCAAACCAGCGTGGTTTGAATACCCGGCATGAAGGCTGTACAATTAATTGCTCATGGTGCGCCGGGAAAACTCGAACTGCGGGATCTGCCCGATCCCCAGCCCGGCCCGGGCGAAGTGGTGGTGCAGGTCATGGCCTGCGGGTTGAATCATCTCGACTTGTGGCTCGAGGAAAACGGTTTACCCATTCCCCCGGTGCTGCCCCGCACGCCGGGTTGTGAAATCGCCGGGCGTGTCGTGCAGATCGGCCCCAATGTCACCCTGTGGAAAGCGGGTGACCGGGTGGCGATACAATCCAACATCTTCTGCGGCACATGCGAGTATTGTCAGCGCGGCGAGGAATCCATGTGCCTGCGCGGTGAACTGTTGGGCATTCAGCGCGATGGCGGTTTTGCGGAAAAGACCCTGGTGCCCGCCCGCCTGTTGGTAGCACTGCCTGACACCGTGGACTTTGCCACTTCCGCCGCGCTCACCCTGGCGGGCAGCACGGCCATGCACATGCTCACGGACCGCGCCAAGGTCAGACCCGGCGATTGGGTGCTGGTGATGGGCGCCGCCAGCGGCGTCGGTTCCACCGCCATCCAGATTGCCAAAGGGCTGGGCGCACGCGTCATCACTACCGGCACGACCGAGGCCAAACGCAACCTCGGCAAACAGCTCGGCGCGGAGTTTGCGCTGGACCCGAATGATCCCAAATGGCCCGCCGAAATTCGCAAGATCACGAACAAGCATGGGGTGGACTTGGTCGTCGAGCATGTGGGCGGGGAAGTGTTGCTGAAGATCCTCGAATGTCTGGCACGTGGCGGCACGGTGGTGACTTGCGGTGCGACGGCGGGACGCGAGGTGAACCTGAATCTTTGGCCGTTTTTCGTCAAACAACAACGGTTGGTCGGCAGTTACGGACGCAACCGCGCGGATATGAGTGCCACGTTGGAATGGGCCGCCGCCGGCAAGCTCAAACCGGTGATCCATGCCATCATGCCGCTCGAAAAAACCGCCGAAGCCTTCCTGGCCCTGCGCAACCGCGTCGTGCTCGGCAAACTCGTGATTCAGCCATAATTGGCGGTTCAAAAAATAATAAACGCATTTTTTTAAAATCCGTACTGGCTTTTCTTGCAAAGATGGTTCATAGTTAGATCATGAAATTGGTTTTGACGACTCACAACATTACTCTCACCGACGCCATCGAAAACCATATCGTATCCAAAGTGGAAAAGCTGGAGCACTTTGACAAGTGGGTGGTGGACGTTCGCGTTACAATTGAGCATGACAATACCAAGGTGCCGGAACGCCAGTTTACCTGCCGCATGCGTTTGGGCGTCCGGGGCCGCGATTTGTTTGCGGAAGACCACGAAAGCGACCTCTACGCCGCGATTGATCTCGTGACGAAAAAAATTGAGCAGCAGATTCGCACCCGGCACAGCCGGTCCAAGGCCAAAAAACACACTGAAGCCGCCAAAGGCAAACAGAAACGCATCGAAGCGGGCGTGTAAGCTCGACCCGGCGCGTACGGCGCCGCCGATGAATCACGGCATCCGCCGCATGGCGGGTCGTGGCTGGTGACGTATAGCAAACGAGTGAATGCCGCCATGCTCCTGCGAGCACGCATTGTGGTTCCGGTTTCGACCCCGCCGATTGAAAACGGCGGGGTGGTTCTTTCAGGAGACCGGATCACCGCAGTAGGGCGGTGGGACGAGTTGCGGGTGGATCATGCCGGAGGTCCGGTGGTGGATCTGGGCGAGGCGGTCTTGGCGCCGGGCTGGATCAACGCCCATTGTCATCTCGACTATACAGGATTCGCAGGCCGCATTCCTCCACGCAAAAGCTTTCCGGATTGGATCAAACAAATTCTCGCCCTCAAAGCCCACTGGAGCTACACGGATTATGCCGCCTCGTGGGTGGCGGGCGCCCAAATGCTGGTGCGCAGCGGCACCACCACGGTGGCGGATATTGAAGCCGCTCCGGAACTACTGCCGGACATTTGGGCGTCCACTCCGCTGCGCATGCTTTCCCTGCTGGAGTTGACGGTGGTGCGCACTGGCCGGCCCGCACAAGCCGTGTTGGATGAAGCCGTGCAGGTGCTGGCCACGCTGCCGCCCGGCAGGAAGAGCGGCGGATTTTCCCCGCACGCGCCGTATTCCACCACTCCGGAATTGCTTCGCTTGACGGCGGAACAAGCGCTGGCCTCCGGCTGTCGGATGGCCATTCATGTGGCGGAGTCGCACGAGGAGTTCGAGATGTTCATGCACCGAACTGGATCGCTGCATGACTGGTTGAAGCGGCAACGCAACATGAGCGATTGCGGCCTGGGTTCACCCGTGATGCACCTGGCCCGACAGGGAGCCCTGAGCCCGTTCACCCTGGCGGTTCACGCCAATTATCTGGCTCCGGGAGATGCGGCATTACTGGCCAGCTCGGGCACCGGCGTGGCCCATTGCCCCCGCAGTCATGCGTACTTCCAGCATCAGCCATTTCCGCTGGAAGAGTTGCGTCAGGCGGGGGTGAACCTATGCATCGGCACGGATAGCCTCGCCTCAATGATCACACACCAGAAGCAATTGCCAACCCTGGATATGTTTGCCGAACTCCGCACGCTGGCCCAGGCGCAACCCGGCCTAAGCCCGGAATTCATCGTGCGCATGGCTACCCTGCACGGTGCGCGCGCATTGGGATTGGCCGGGCAGGCGGGCGAACTGACCCCCAACGCTCACGCGGATATGCTGGTGATCCCGGGAGCCGGTTCGCCAGACTCGGTTTACGAAAGCATAGTGCATCATCAAGGGCCGGTGCAGAAGGTGATGATCGGCGGACAGTGGGTGGAGATGCACGGCTCCAAGATAAATGATTACATGCCGGAAATCTGATGTGTTTTAGAAATGCCAACGGCGGTGTTCAATCATGGACGCGCGACCTTGAAAAGGATGGTTGGGAAGACACCAGCGTTCTGTACCCACTCACCCCGGCCCTCTCCCTTGGGGAGAGGGAGACCAGCATTCGGCTAAGTGAGATGCACGCACCGGTTCCGGTTGCCTACTGGCGCGCGCGCGGAATACGGAAGTCACGGACGCGCGTTACACTGCGTGAGATGTCAACAACCTGCAATTGCATTTCCCTCTCCCCAGCAACGGGAGAGGGTTAGGGGTGGGGAACTTACTGAGAGAGGTCAAAAAAGATTATTATTTTACCAACAAAATTAAAACTGATCCGACATGACTGCCACCCCTCAACCTTCACGCGTAGTGCTGATTACCGGCGCAGCAGGCGGCCTCGGAAAAGGCCTGGTCGCCGCGTTCCTGGAACAAGGCTGGCGGGTGATGGCCGGCTGGCATCAGCGCCATGCGTTCACGGAATCGGATTGCTTAATTCCGGTACAGTGGGATGTCACGTGTGCGGAACACGCTCAAGGAGCGGTGGGACTTGCCCTGAAACGCTGGGGGCGGGTGGATATGCTGGTCAATAACGCCGGGCTGACCAGGGACGCCGCGCTCGTCCAGATGAAAGCCGCCGACTGGGAACAGGTGCTGGGCGTGAATTTGAAAGGTGCCTTCCTGTGCAGCCAGGCTGTTTTGCGGCCCATGTTGAAACAACGTGACGGCCACATTCTGAACGTGACCAGCTTTGCGGCGCGCACTGGCACGCGCGGCCAGGCGAATTATGCGGCGGCCAAGGCGGGGCTGCTCGGCCTGACGGAATCGCTGGCGCGGGAAGTGGGCGCGCGTAATATTCGCGTGAATGCGGTGTTGCCCGGTGTGTTGCTTACCCCCATGACGGCCGGGCTGAAACCCGAGGTGCTGGCTGAATTTGAGCACGCCAATACGTTGGGCCGATTGAATTCCATCGAGGAAGTCGCGCGCTTCATGGTGTTCCTCGCTGGCACCCGGAATATTTCCGGCCAGCTTTTTCAGTTGGACAGCCGGATTGCGAGCTGGAGTTAACCTGCCCGTTTCCGCTGTTCATTTTTACCCATTCCGCCATAATTGCCGGTAACGATGTCGGATTTTGCAGCTCAGTTAAATCAGGAGTTGGAAGACATCCGCCGCAGCGGGCTGGTTCGGGAATTGCGCCGGGTGGATTCGCCGCAATCCGCGTGTCTCCAGATGGGCGGACGCGCGTGGTTGAACTTTTCCTCCAACGATTACCTGGGGCTGGCGGATCATCCGGCCCTGAAAGCGGCGGCCAGCAAGGCGATTGAAACCTTTGGCGCGGGCGCAGGCGCTTCGCGGTTGATTTGCGGATCGCTGGCCCCGCACCACGAGCTTGAGGATGCCTTGGCGGCTTTCAAAGGCGTGGAGGCGGTACTGAGTTTTTCCACGGGTTACGCGGCGGCGGTAGGGACCATTACCGCGCTGCTCGACAAAGACGATATTCTCATTCTCGACAAGCTGGTGCATGCCAGCATTGTGGATGCCGCTCGCCTGAGCGGAGCGCGATTGCGCGTCTTTGCCCACAATGACCTGGCCGATCTGGAAAAGAAACTGGCTTGGAGCCGGGCCCAGCGGGACGCCGCGCAAAGAACTACGGTAAAATCACCCCGCGTCCTCGTGGTGACCGAATCCGTATTCTCGATGGATGGCGATCAGGCGCCGCTGCCGGAACTGGTGGCATTGAAGAATCGTTATGATGCCTGGTTGATGGTGGATGAGGCGCACGCGACCGGTTTGTTCGGCGCGCGCCGCAGCGGGCTGGTGGAGCAGCATGGCCTGACCGGGCAGGTGGAAATCCAAATGGGCACGCTGGGCAAAGCCCTCGGCGCGAGCGGCGGTTTCATCGGCGGCTGCCTGGCGTTAAAAGAACTGCTGGTGAATCGCGCGCGCAGTTTCATCTACTCCACCGCCCCGGTGCCGGCAGCGGCGGCGGCCGCCCGGGCGGCAGTGGAATTGGCGCAGTCCGCAGAAGGTGCGGAACGATGCGCGACGCTATGGGCCCGGGTTCATCAACTGCACTCGGCGCTCCAGCAAACGAATTTAAAATTGGTGGATCCGGTAAGCCCCATTCTCCCGCTAATTCTCGGGCCGGAAGAACGCGCGATGATGGCCGCGCAACAACTGCGCGAGCAGGGATTCTTTGTGCCTGCCATCCGTTACCCCACCGTGGCACGCGGCGGCGCGCGGCTCCGGGTGACGCTGTCCGCCGCGCACAGCAAAGCCGCAGTCCAAAAACTGGCAGACGCATTGATCACCGTTTTGAGTCATTCATGACACCATGCACCCCCTAGCCAAACTTGATCGCGCCTTTGTCTGGCATCCCTTCACGCAGATGCGGGATTGGATGAAGCGGGAACCGATTGTCATCACCTCCGGCCGGGGGGCCGTGCTGCGCGACGTGCACGGGCGTGAGTATCTGGACGCCAATGCTTCCATCTGGACCAACCTGCACGGGCATCAGCATCCCAAAATCAACCGCGCCATCCAGCGTCAACTCGGCAAAATCGCCCACTCCTCAGCACTGGGTTTTGCCAATGAGCCGGCCTCGCTCCTGGCAGCGCAATTAGTCAAACTGGCCACCCTGCGCAGCCAACCCGACAAGCAGCCGGCTCCGATTCACAATCCCAAGTTAGCCAAAGTTTTTTTCTCGGATAACGGTTCCACCGCCACCGAAGTGGCGCTTAAGCTGGCGTATGAATGCGCCCGCCGCGCGGGAACGCGAACGCCACGGTTCCTTTCCCTGGAGGGCGCGTATCATGGCGACACCGTCGGGGCCGTGAGCCTCGGGCATATTGACCTGTTCCATAAGGCGTACGCGGGACTACTGTTCAAGACCGACCACGTCATGGCGCCCTATTGCTATCGGTGCCCGTTTAATCGTGCCAAACCGGAGCGGGCAGACGCGCGGGATTATCGCCAATGCCGGATGGAATGCCTGGATAAAGTGGAGCAAAAATTGGCGGCGCAAAAGAAACAGCACGGCGCAGCCTACGCTGGATTCGTGTTTGAACCGTTGTTGCAAGGCGCGGCGGGCGTGATTGCTCAACCAAAGGGCTGGCTGCGCGAAGCGGCAGCGCGCGCGCGTGCGCATGGCGCACTCTTAATTGCGGATGAGGTCATGACCGGATTTGGCCGGACCGGAACGCGCTTTGCTTGTCATCAGGAAGGCGTACAACCGGACTTCCTATGCCTGGCCAAGGGCCTGACCGGCGGATATCTGCCCATGGCGGCGACGTTAACCACCAATGCGGTGTTCAACGCGTTTCTGGGCGAGTACGAAGAATTCAAAACGTTCTTTCACGGTCACAGCTTCACCGGTAACCAGCTTGGGTCAGCAGCGGCGCTGGCCAGCCTGGAAATTCTGGAAAGCCCGACCACACACCGCGCACAGAAGACATTGGAGACAACCTTGCGCAGCGCATTGCAAGGGCTGTGGGAACTGCCGCAGGTGGGAGACATGCGGCAGGTCGGTCTGGTGGCGGGAATTGAACTGGTCCGCGACTGGCACAAGCGCCAGCCATTTGATTTACGGGAACGCGCGGGCATTCGGGTATGTGAAGCCATGGCCCGACGGGGTGTGCTGACGCGTCCCGTGGGCAACGTCATTATGCTGATGCCACCGTACTGCACCACACCCGCACAAGTGCGCAAAATCGTGCAGACGCTCTACGATGCAGTGAGAGAGGTTTTGCGCTGAGAAGGATGACGCTTATAACTTATGGCACCTCAAATAAAGAAATTACTGTGGTTGGTCGCAATAATGATTCTCATTATTGGCGCTGGGACCTACTATTATTCGCTATTCCTCACACATCCGCCGGGAACAGGCCCAGTTCAGATCTCCATGAGCGAAGCCAAGATAAGCACGGATACCAATGAGATATGGATAATTGGCCTTGGCGATAGTGTGACGGCAGGCTTTGGTGCCAGTGCCGGAAAAAGTTACTGGGATCTCCTGGTCAATAATGCACAGGAAGAAGACCTATCCCTTGGCGGCAAGTGCCTTAAGAGAATCTATCCCAACCTTATCAGCACCAATCTATCGAAATCGGGAAGCACCTCGCTGCAACATGAACGCCAACAGATTCCCCGGCTTCCCCGAGATGCGCAGCGAAAAGCCATCATTGTCATAACCACTGGAGGTAATGATCTGATTCATAGCTACGGAAAAGAGCCGCCAAAGGAAGGGGCCATGTATGGAGCGACACTGGATCAAGCCAAACCATGGATTCAGAATTTTGGCGTGCGGCTCGACAAAATGGTGCGTGAAATCAACACGCATTTTCCCAAGGGTGCAGAAATCTACATGGCAACGATTTATGATCCCAGCGATGGAACTGGAGTCATGAGACATACTGGACTTCCAGAGTGGCTGGACGGAGTCAAGATTTTAGCCGAGTATAACAAACTGATATTGAATTTGAATAAGAATCACCCAAACGTGCGTGTCGTCGAGATGCATCAGGCATTTTTAGGCCATGGACTGCATGCCCGGCATTGGTGGGAACCGTATTATGACCCGGCAGATCCGTTCTGCTGGCTGGCTTCAAATATCGAAGACCCCAATGACCGCGGTTACGATGCCATTCAAAGGTTAATGTGGAATGCTATCGCAACGAGAATTGTTCGTTCGCCATAAGCAAGAAAATTGGGCCGCTTCATTTGCCTGGCGAGTGGAGAAGGCAGCCGATATGATGGCGCAGAGGCCACGTCACAATTTTGTGACTTTATTGCATTTACAAGCCCACGGTGTTTCCCTCTAATGCATGGGCGTGGCGATGAACATACTTGGCATCATACCCGCGCGCTTTGCTTCGACCCGGTTTCCGGGCAAGCCGCTGGCCCTGATTGGCGGAAAAACCCTGATTCAACGGGTGGTGGAACGTTGCCGCCAGGCCCGTTCCCTGAGCGAAGTCATCGTGGCAACGGATGATTCCCGGATCGCCGAGTTGGCGGCCCGGTTTTGCACCGTTGAAATGACTTCCCCCGATCATCCCAGCGGGTCGGACCGCATTGCGGAAGTGGCGCGGCGCCGCGCCTGCGATGCGGTGGTCAACATCCAGGGGGATGAGCCACTGATTGACCCGGCGGTAATTGATGTGGTGGCGAACGCCTTGGCGGACAGCGAAATGTCCACGGCGGCCACGCCCATCCGCGATGAGGCGGAATACGACAATCCCAACGTGGTGAAAGTCGTTGTCAACGCCACCGGTCGTGCCTTATATTTTTCGCGCCGCACGATCCCGTACGTGCGTGAGGCCGCCAGCCGCCCAATCCGCGAGCAGATGGCGGCCTATCCGTTTTTGAAGCATTTGGGTATTTACGGGTTTCGACGAGAAACCCTGTTGCGGCTGGTGGGGTACCCGGTATCCCCCTTGGAAGCGGCGGAGAAACTGGAACAACTGCGCGCCTTGGATCACGGCATCGGCATCACCGTCGCAACGGTGGAGTACGACAGCGTGGGCGTGGACCTGCCCGGCGATGTGGCGCGGGTGGAACAACTTTTGAAAGCGCATTTATGAAATATATTTTTGTCACGGGTGGGGTCATCAGTTCCTTGGGGAAGGGCCTGACGGCGGCGTCCCTCGGAACCTTGTTGGAAAACCGCGGCCTCAAGGTCGTGCTCCAGAAGTTTGATCCGTATCTCAACGTGGACCCAGGCACGATGAACCCGTTCCAGCACGGGGAAGTGTACGTGCTGGATGATGGCGCGGAGACGGACCTGGACCTGGGGCATTACGAGCGCTTCACGCACGTCAAGCTCACCCGCATGAACAATCTGACGAGCGGGCAGGTGTACAAGACGGTGCTCGATAACGAGCGCAAAGGGGTGTACCTGGGGAAAACGGTGCAGGTGATCCCGCACGTCACGGATGAGATTCAAAAGCGCATTTCCACGTTGGCGGAGCAATCCAAGGCGGATGTGGTGATCACGGAAATCGGCGGCACCACGGGAGACATTGAGGGGCTGCCGTTTTTGGAGGCGATCCGCGAATTTGCGCTGGATGTCGGGCCGCAAAACGCCATCTTTATTCACGTCACCTACGTGCCGTTCATCAAGGCGGCAGGCGAACTGAAGACCAA includes:
- the bioA gene encoding adenosylmethionine--8-amino-7-oxononanoate transaminase, with translation MHPLAKLDRAFVWHPFTQMRDWMKREPIVITSGRGAVLRDVHGREYLDANASIWTNLHGHQHPKINRAIQRQLGKIAHSSALGFANEPASLLAAQLVKLATLRSQPDKQPAPIHNPKLAKVFFSDNGSTATEVALKLAYECARRAGTRTPRFLSLEGAYHGDTVGAVSLGHIDLFHKAYAGLLFKTDHVMAPYCYRCPFNRAKPERADARDYRQCRMECLDKVEQKLAAQKKQHGAAYAGFVFEPLLQGAAGVIAQPKGWLREAAARARAHGALLIADEVMTGFGRTGTRFACHQEGVQPDFLCLAKGLTGGYLPMAATLTTNAVFNAFLGEYEEFKTFFHGHSFTGNQLGSAAALASLEILESPTTHRAQKTLETTLRSALQGLWELPQVGDMRQVGLVAGIELVRDWHKRQPFDLRERAGIRVCEAMARRGVLTRPVGNVIMLMPPYCTTPAQVRKIVQTLYDAVREVLR
- a CDS encoding SGNH/GDSL hydrolase family protein; this encodes MAPQIKKLLWLVAIMILIIGAGTYYYSLFLTHPPGTGPVQISMSEAKISTDTNEIWIIGLGDSVTAGFGASAGKSYWDLLVNNAQEEDLSLGGKCLKRIYPNLISTNLSKSGSTSLQHERQQIPRLPRDAQRKAIIVITTGGNDLIHSYGKEPPKEGAMYGATLDQAKPWIQNFGVRLDKMVREINTHFPKGAEIYMATIYDPSDGTGVMRHTGLPEWLDGVKILAEYNKLILNLNKNHPNVRVVEMHQAFLGHGLHARHWWEPYYDPADPFCWLASNIEDPNDRGYDAIQRLMWNAIATRIVRSP
- the kdsB gene encoding 3-deoxy-manno-octulosonate cytidylyltransferase, with product MNILGIIPARFASTRFPGKPLALIGGKTLIQRVVERCRQARSLSEVIVATDDSRIAELAARFCTVEMTSPDHPSGSDRIAEVARRRACDAVVNIQGDEPLIDPAVIDVVANALADSEMSTAATPIRDEAEYDNPNVVKVVVNATGRALYFSRRTIPYVREAASRPIREQMAAYPFLKHLGIYGFRRETLLRLVGYPVSPLEAAEKLEQLRALDHGIGITVATVEYDSVGVDLPGDVARVEQLLKAHL